TTCTCTGTAGTGGTGAGCGTGTGAGCCTGAACCGGACCCTCCCAAATTTAGACACAGCAAGAAATACACTCACATCAAGGTTCATGAACGTTTTCAACACTTTCACACCGCAACAAGGAAGATAGAGTTTCGGCTCAAAATGTGAAAGACGCACGACCTATATATTAGACGTGTGCCCTGAGAAGAGAGGTCCGGTATCAACCATCAACTTCTACATCTTGCACAACTATGTCTCTCGCGCTGCCAACATACTCAATGGGTCTCAAGTCTGCTCTCAAGTCTCCCAAGTCTCCCAAACCAACCTCAGCCAAGCGAGTCTCCTTCGACGCCTCCGCACACGATAACGAGCCTCTGCCGTCGCCTTCTGCCTTCGACCAGCTTGCCTACCTCACCAAGGCTCCCGTTCCTTACCAGGAGGAGCCACAGGGACTCAAGCTGTCTCTTGAACAGCTCAAGCCCATGAAGAACAAGGATATTTACGCCGTTCATCAGTTTGGCCACCAGACTCTTCCTATCCCCTACAACATTGAATTCTACATGCAGTTCCTCTACTCGACGGGCACTTTCTGCTACTACCTCCCCTACGGCGAGCTGGATCCCAACACTGAGGACCCCGAAGCTATTGCCGCTGTGGTGGCCGGAAAGTTCTCCCACCAGCAGGCCAACTGCCATGTGTACATTCTGGCCGTTGCTCCCGGTCTCCAGCAGTCCGGAGTTGGATCCGCCATCATGCGGGTGCTCCAGCAGACCATTTTCGACGAACAGCTCAGCCGATACACCGCTCACACTCATCTCAACTTTGTGGTGGACGTGATCGCTGACGGAGCTGATGTCGAGTCTCCCCAGGGTTTCTACGAGAAGCTTGGATTCCGAACCCAGGGAGCTCCTCGACATGGATACTATGGAGGACAGTGGACTTCTGTTAAGATGGTCAAGTCTATTGACCTCTAGGAAGTGACTGACAATGACTCCACTACAACACCAACTCATCTGAACTGCATACACTAACAACCACACGAGCATGATAACGACAATGACCTATTTATTGTACATAATTATATTTATTCGAATTAATACTTGATATTTTGATGtgttacttgtagtacttgtgctACAACAACTGTAGATAATTATTCCGACGTTTTTCCGCTAGTGCTCTTTTCGTTGCTTTTGTTTTCAACTTTCCCTTTTTCTATCTGCCCGGTCCATTCCGTTACCTCTTTGGTAAAATGGCGCCCTCCCGAGAGTATGTCCTCGGTTAACTTTATCACACGAGCAAGAAATGGAGAATGTGCCTTAGCTGCAACATCGCGTGGATGTCGGTAAGTCATAATTATAATACCGGGAATCAAGTACCATCAGCGTCATTGTTTGATCTCCGAGTTCCTTTCGTCCTTCCGCTACATTTCGGCCCCTATACTGTCGGCGTTATTTGCCTCATCGCAGGAAGATCTCGGTCGAACCTAAAGATCGAATCAGGCTATTTATGAAAAGATAGTGTGTTAGAAGGTCGGCTGTACGTTGGCCGAGGATGTGGTCTGGTTTAATCTTAGGTCGCAGACTAGTTGCTCCTACTCGGTCCATTGTTTAGTTTGTTTCTAGCAACGTTCGGCCCATGCTGCCGATATGAACGGCGCACATGACCCGCTGAGCACTGAGTTTCATTTTACTGAACGCTTTAGGAGATCTTGAACACGTTGGAATGCGATCGCAAATGGACGGATCTGTGTATTCttacggtacagtacttgcagctacttgtagctatgATACgtgtacaggtacagctGTTACGAAGTGAAGGTTTTGTTAGTCTATTCGGTGTTAGTTTATAGAGCATACTCAGTGCTTGGCCTACCACTGTATATACTCAGTCCTACTCAGTGGAACATCAGGTCCAACTCAACCTAGGAAGTGCAAAGATGCATGAAAAGGCAAACGGCCAAATGGATGTCTAAGCTCTAGCTGCGGTCGGTGTTTTTACTCTTGCTTCCCGCGACATCCAGGGCTGGATGCACGGCTCCCCAAGACACTCGTAAACAGGTCCATCCGGATTTCTCCGAGAGTGAGAGAAAATACTTGTGTCTGCATCTTAACGCACATGACGCACAGAATTCCGCCTAGCTGGAGCGCAACGTGACGCTCTCCGGGGTGCGTTTCCCCACACGGCATGCGTTCGACAACAGACAGTTCCCGATTTGCCCTAGTGTGCTATTTTGAGCCGACAATTTTTTCTCACAAACTTCGGCCGAAATAGCTCGGCATCTTTTATCCGGGTTCCAAGAGTGATTAGCTCAAGGTTATCAATTTGATCTTGATCTAATGACTGACTGACTGGTCACATAGCCACTGGAAGGGCAGGACAGAAATACACGCCCGTGACAAAGCGCAGCTGGCTAGAAAAAGGCAACAGTCATGAAACAAAGATCCGACACGGATATACCGCAAGCTGAAAAATAACAACTAGAGCAAGACCGACTCGGCCGACATGTGATGATCGGCTTACTGTCAAACAGTCAGGTGAGTCCGTttccttggtcttgtcgatTCAACTGACTCCCTAATACAGCTGAAATCCCCAGCATCACACAACTCCACCCGTAATTACTTCCTGCTCCGAGCAGGAACCGCAAAGTTGGTATTGTGTGTACCCGGCCATCCGGAATCTAAACCGCTTTTATGCACACGACCGTTGTAACAAACCAACCGCTTCCAAAGTTACAACGCAATACAAATACAGTATTGTGGCTATTGTACATGCTGACGTGAATGGAAGGAGGTGACGAGATGTAGAATGACAAAGTGTTGAATAATTTTACGAAAAGAAGTTGGAATGTGTACTACCATCGTagggatcacgtgacaatcTTTTTGTACCAACACTGAATCCATCACGTGGTGTTCCCACCGCATGTCTCTTTGAATATAAAGACCAAATGAGAGACATTCACCGAGACGTATATTTGCAGGATGAAACCATAAcgcctacttgtagaagtaTATACATTCAATATTTGTATGCTCAAGGCCCTTCTTGTATCGCACCACCGTGGGTACATACAATACGATTACTGGAAATTACTATTAAATACTTATAATAGGACCTCATGTAATGTCCGATACAGCCTACTGCCCACCGCCTCCTATAATCCTACCAATGCATTCACTATATCCTTTTGTGCGAAACGATCTGTCGTTTTATCTGTCTCTCTCGTCTGACGTCTACTAAtttccctcctcctcttcctcgtcttcgtcggtCTCTGCTTCActctcttcctcgtcggtcTCCTCTTCACTGGCAGTCTGGAGCTCTCCATCTAAGTCATCAATATCATCCTCATCTCCTCCGTAGCCAAACTGCTCTCTCCACACTCTCTGTTCTCGTTCAAGACGCTGCTTCTCAGCCTCAGCAACTCCTCCACTGGGCTTGAGCTTGTTCTCTCCCACAAACTCGCCCAGCTCCTTTTCAAACTTGTCGACTCTAGACTCAAGTTCAAACTTTCGTAACCGCTCAGACCGTTCAATAGCCTCGATTCGAGACTCATGGTCGGGTTTCAGAGCAAGGACAGACGAAAGAACTccctccttgagatcctGAACGGACTCAGTAGGAACAGGGAGAAGTACGGCCTTGTGACTGTTCTTGGCGGCACTTTTAAGCTGCTCGTTGGAACACTGTTCAACAAGAGCCAGAGTAGATGCAGCAGAAGCCAAATCCTCTCGCAGATCGGCCATGAGCTCCTCCTGAAGTTTGAAGAACTGCTGCTCTTCGCAGATGGTCTCCAGTTCTCGTTCCCAGACCTTCTTCCACACGGACTTTTGCGAGTTGATGTAAGTCTCCAGAGCGGTGAGCTCGGTGTTACAAGTCTCCATCTCTTTGGTGACAACTTCAAGCTGACCGGGCTCAGCCCGAACGCCTCGCTGAGCGACATCCTTTCTAAGAGCCTCAATAACGTCCTGGAGATCGTCTGCTCGAGTGAGAAGAGCATCTGAGTCAGTAGAGACCTTCTTGTTGGCCATTTCCATGAAGGCTCGAGAGTTGTCTCCAGCGGCGGGAAGAGAAGAGTAGTCTCGAAGCTTGCCAATGGTGTCGGAAATGTCCTTCATTGAAGTCTTCCAGAGAGTGAAGGATGAGTCCTTGAGCTGTCGAATAACAGCCAGCTCGTGCTTCAATGCATGCATAtcggcagccttggccttgagaagATCTTTGTCGGCAATAGGAGTGGGAACAGGAGCAGGCGCAATAGTGGACAGTTTGGCCTGTGACacttctggaggagcaaTGACGGGAGTCTTGACAATGGGCTCCGTTGCTTTAACGATAGAGGGACCTTGTGTACCGGCACCGACTGCTGCCGAGGGAGgtttcttctccaccataAGCTTCAAGTCTCCAATTTCTTCCCTCTGCTGGTTCAGAGCAAAAGTAATGGCCTTGACATGTTCCAAGATGCCCTGGATGTCGTCgcttttttccttctctttttccttctccttctccttctcttcctcttcatgTAGCACCAGCATAGTTCCGTCGTGGATATCGCTCAGATGCGACTCTTCCAGCTCATACTCCACTCCAGATTTTTTGTCACGAATGTAAATGTTGGGGAAATCGTCTGCTCCAGGAGAGTAGTTGAATGTGGAGATGAATAGGAGTCTCAGAGCGTTGATGTTGACATCCGAGTCAGCCTTGACCTTTTTGGTAGCATTTCCAAGTCTAAGAAACAAAGACATTCCAGGTCCTCCAACATCTGTAGCCGTAGACACATCGCCTAAATCACTCTCGTCGGGAAGAGGAGTCGATGGCAACATGGGCATGTCTGGAACGGCCTTTCCAGGTGCTCCAGAGGTAAGTTTGGCGTATTGGTAAGCCGAGAATCGTCTGGATGCTCGTCTTTCGAGCGCCTCTCCTCGTTGTAAAGCTGCCAGAGGGTCTCCACGTGATCCCGGGCGTCTGGTCGGAGAGCCCTGGGGAATGGCAGGGGCCATGGCTTGAGCCATAGCTCCAGGTATGCCAGGAGGCATGTGAGCTGGTGGGGCCATATGCGGTGGCTGCGGCGGTTGTCGGGCCACCGGTGGACTGGGTAATCCTGGCTGCTTAGGTGCTGAGCCTATAGTTTGAGACCGTCGCACATGGTCTCTATCATCCTTGTGCTGTGGCAGAGAGGTGGGTGCTGAGACCTGTCTGGAGGGTCCGTATTGATGCTGGGGCGGGTGTGGTCGGAAATTTTTGGGTGATTGTTGAGGTGGGATCTGTTGCGCCTgtgctccttgagctgctctAAGTGCAgcctgtttcttcttcagacCCTGAAGCAGGTTGATGATGATTTCCCGAATGCTGGGCAGGTACAGATCGAGGTTTTCCTGCGATGCTTCTTCGCTTAGCGCCTTTTCTAGCACCGTCCGCAGCGCCTGGGGCACATCGCCCATGTCAGTGACGGGCAAGCCGGCGTTGAGAAACGCTCGACAGGCAATGTTGAACTCGTTGCCCAGATTGACGTAGATGTCGGACACGTCCTGTTCAGAGGCTGCTCCGCGGGCCCATTGCGTgaggctctcaagcagctgtttGGTTGCTACCAGCAGATGGGTGACGCTGGACTCAATGGAGTTCATGGCAGTCGAGTTGCGGGCCATGGGGGTCTGAGCAGACAGACGTCTTGACGAGCCTGTGGGAGCCTGCTGGTTGTGGCTCTGGTGATGCGGAGGGTGCGCCATGGGTGGCGGAGGGTGCTGCCCACCGTGGTACGACAtgggtggtgatggacAGGTTGTAGTGAGTGTACCTTGGTGTGGGCCAGACTGCACTTCTTGAATTAGGTGTAATATGTGTCCCACAAACCTTGGGAATGTGTTTAGCTTTGTTGGTGGACACGGAAGGGGAGCTAAAGCAGGGGCGGGAGGATGCGATGTCAAGGTGTGAGTGACTTGTATAGTGGTTGTATCCAACACTGCTTtgccgaaaaaaaaataaacaaGACCCTGTCACCACACACTGCTCTATCTTTACATCATCCCCACAAGGTTCTACTTACCCCAATCATGTGATGTTGCAGATGCACTAGCAAGAAAAAACCATTGTCCCACCAACGGCTCaaaaccacaaccacactcaatactgtagtcttGCGGCGAAGAGTTACATGACGAGTAGATAATAATGCCGTTCTCGGGTATCTGCCAAGAGATAACGATTGAAGAGGGTTTGAAAAAATATATGAGTTCTCAGCTTGAACATTAGCAGCAATAGAGAAACTTCTAACGTGTAACATGGATGAAACATTACGTCATTCCACCTATCGTACTGGGTATTTTTATTACCCAGTGAGGGGGTACATTAGTAAGCTATTTTGTAGTACTGTGAGTTGAttttcaactacaagtagttacTGTAATTGTACAGCACGAGTACGAATATTTACTTATGGGGTGAGGGTCGTGAGTTGGATTATAATAGAGCGCCAGAATACAAAAATTGCCTTGGTTGTCGCCTAGAATTTCGCACCAATATTTGTCAGTTTTGGTGTAGCACCAGAACAGCTTATCGTGgcctacagtacatactgtggTGAAGTCGTACAATTTCAGGGTTAGTCAGGATTAGCCAGGGTTATTTAGGAGAATGCTGAACTGTTACTGCTGTAGTACACAGACACACGCCCCAGTTGGTCAAGTCAACAAGCTTGACCGCTTTACTTGGATTTCTCATGTACATTTCAACAATCACTGATCTCATGACTTCACGATACAACtcatctacagtagtatTTATCATTAGTGGCTGAAGCTTGGAGCATTTTTCAACGTGGGATTTTCTTAATGTAAGaaaactactgtacagagGTGACTTCAAGCGCGTGTTTCTAAGGAACGTCTTACGTTATTTCCATAAGCAGTGTGTGACCACTGAAGTACATCGGAGGAAGACAATTACAAAGACATTCGTTATAGTACACTGTCATACCACACCCTACTCtcattacaagtaccggtacaggTACACAATCCCACCTTGGCAGCTTGTATTATCTATCTAATTAAAACTGCGAATAGTGCCATGCAAAGGAATACTGATCCGTTGGAGACACACCCATATTTTGAAGTCAGGCCATGCCAAATACATAATGCATAATAGTTTAAGCGATGCTCGCTGTTGAGTAGAGCTCGCACTGCAGCCAGCACACCAGTGTgttgacgaggagaagcagacTGGCTGTGCTTAACCCATCTGCTGGTACAGCTGGGACCACTTGGTCTGCTCCCACTGCTCGCCCTGCTGGtcgttgttgagcttgaaTATACTGCTCATGACAGTAAGCTCGAAAGAGGTGGTGGCGTAACCAGCAACGGCCATCCAGTCGTTGACAACACAGCCAGCGCCGACAACAGGAGAACCTCGGTTGACGGATCCAGCAATCAGGGGGACCTGGAGAAGCGAAGAAAGCTCATCCTGGTCCTCAATGGAGGTCTGGGGGTGGACAATACCTCCCTGGTTGGACAGGGCACAGTAAGAGCCGACAAGCACATTTCCAGCAACAGTCTGTCGGAAGACCTCAACACCAAGCACATCGGCAATCAGCTCTTCGGTCTCTCGCTCGATATCGGGATGCACAAGAGCGGCGTAGTCGTTGGTACAGATGACGTTTCCAAGAGCAGATAGACGCTCCTCAACTCGCTGGATCTTGACCTCGTCGGGCAGGGAGTTTCGCAGGTGCTGCAGCTCAACATCCGAAGTGGTGGAGGGCACAAGCAGACCTCGTCGGTTGCCGGCTGTGAGACGGCCCACGAGTCGGGTGCCGCCAATGGTGGAGTAGACAATAGGAATGGTATCTTGGAGCTCGGCCTCGAAAGAGCTGTAGAAGTTCTCGGAGCCGCCAACAGCCACCAGACAGTAGGAGTTGGTGAGCTTGGAAAAGACACCAATCTCGTCAGAGTTTTCAAACTGGGCACGGGTAGCCATTATGTTGATTGATTTTTTTGAATAAGGGGTGAAGTGTGGTTATTCAGGCTTGCGGTGGATACTGCCTATCTTTATGTTTTGCATTGCAGCACAATTTTTTCATGACCGTGCAGCTCAGCTGCGTGCTGGAGTATACTGTGACTGATCTCGTCAACGTGTAGTTCTTGTCATGTCATACGTGCAGACAGTATGCAACTGTGATGGGCCGGTGGCGATATATGTGTagattgtgtgtgtgtcttgCGGCAGGCTGTTTGGTACGTATGGTGGCGGATCGTATTCATGTAACAACAAGATAGTCCGACTGTTTGTGGACTCATACTTGAATTGAATATCGACTTACTACGGAATATATTGTAATACCTCCATTGGCTCAGACTGTGATCGGAGATTGACTCAGTTAGTAAGCAGACCAAGGGTGGGGCGAAATGTCCCTTTCAGAATATTCGGTTTTACTCTCATTTCTTCTATCATTACCCACCACAGTTCGTGTTACTGTACACACTACTGTAGAGATACAGCGATCCATTTATACAGTTAATTCATTATTTTATACAATATTTAGCTACCTCCTAGCAAAAAATACCTTAGTCGAGATCCATCTCGTCGTCAAAGTCATCGTAGGAATCTTCAGCCAGCTCCATGTCCGTCTCGCCGTCATGGTTGGGCAGAATCTCCAGACCCTTGTCTCCTCGGATGATTCGGACCTCCTCGCCGTCCTTAATCTGGTGCTTCAGAAGCATGACAGCAAGCTTGTTGAGAACCTCGTTCTGGATGAGTCGGTTGAGAGGTCGAGCACCGAGGTCGGGGCTGTAACCGTTCTCCACCAGGTAGTCCATGGCGTCCTCATCGAGATGAAGTTTGAGGTTTCGGTTGTTGTGCTCGAATCGCTTCGAAATCTCATGGAGACGAATGTTGATGATTCGTCGAATGGACTTCTTAGACAGCCGGTTGAAGACAACCATAGCGGTGATTCGGTTGAGAAACTCGGGTCGGAAGTGGCCCTTGACAGCCTCCATGACCAGGTCTCGAGTGGACTGGTCAATGGTAGTCGAGGTCGATCGGTTGATGAACTCCGCACCCAGGTTGGAAGTCATGATAATGATACAGTTGGATGCGTTGACCACCTTTCCGGCGGAAGATCGCACTCGaccatcatcaagaacctgcAGAAGAACAGTGAGCACCTCGGGAGCAGCCTTCTCAACCTCATCGAACAACACAACGGAGTAGGGCTTTCGGATCAGGGCCTCGGTAAGAATACCACCCTCCTCGTATCCAACGTATCCGGGAGCAGCACCAATCAGCTTGGAGCCGGAGTGCTTGTCCATGAGCTCGGAACAGTCGATTCGGATCATGGCCTGCTCGTCAGCAAACAGGAAACCtgccagcttcttggcaagCTCAGTCTTACCGGAACCGGAGAGAccaaggaaaaggaaagaAGCGGGGGCGTTGGGGTTGGCAAGACCCGATCGAGACAGTCTGATCGCGTTGGAAACGGCCTTGACAGCCTCGGGTTGGCCAACAACTTCTCGAGAAAGCACCTTCTCCatgttgatgagcttggtgTTCTCGGCCTGGGTCAGCTTGGTGACAGGGATACCAGTCAGTCGAGCCGCAGTCTCAGCTACCTGGTCGGCGCCAACAACGTCCTTGATCATGGACTTCTCCTTAGCGGCATTCTCCTCTTCAA
This genomic interval from Yarrowia lipolytica chromosome 1E, complete sequence contains the following:
- a CDS encoding uncharacterized protein (Compare to YALI0E27918g, uniprot|AAO89567 Yarrowia lipolytica Putative actin- interacting protein 3, similar to Saccharomyces cerevisiae BUD6 (YLR319C); ancestral locus Anc_4.135); this translates as MSYHGGQHPPPPMAHPPHHQSHNQQAPTGSSRRLSAQTPMARNSTAMNSIESSVTHLLVATKQLLESLTQWARGAASEQDVSDIYVNLGNEFNIACRAFLNAGLPVTDMGDVPQALRTVLEKALSEEASQENLDLYLPSIREIIINLLQGLKKKQAALRAAQGAQAQQIPPQQSPKNFRPHPPQHQYGPSRQVSAPTSLPQHKDDRDHVRRSQTIGSAPKQPGLPSPPVARQPPQPPHMAPPAHMPPGIPGAMAQAMAPAIPQGSPTRRPGSRGDPLAALQRGEALERRASRRFSAYQYAKLTSGAPGKAVPDMPMLPSTPLPDESDLGDVSTATDVGGPGMSLFLRLGNATKKVKADSDVNINALRLLFISTFNYSPGADDFPNIYIRDKKSGVEYELEESHLSDIHDGTMLVLHEEEEKEKEKEKEKEKSDDIQGILEHVKAITFALNQQREEIGDLKLMVEKKPPSAAVGAGTQGPSIVKATEPIVKTPVIAPPEVSQAKLSTIAPAPVPTPIADKDLLKAKAADMHALKHELAVIRQLKDSSFTLWKTSMKDISDTIGKLRDYSSLPAAGDNSRAFMEMANKKVSTDSDALLTRADDLQDVIEALRKDVAQRGVRAEPGQLEVVTKEMETCNTELTALETYINSQKSVWKKVWERELETICEEQQFFKLQEELMADLREDLASAASTLALVEQCSNEQLKSAAKNSHKAVLLPVPTESVQDLKEGVLSSVLALKPDHESRIEAIERSERLRKFELESRVDKFEKELGEFVGENKLKPSGGVAEAEKQRLEREQRVWREQFGYGGDEDDIDDLDGELQTASEEETDEEESEAETDEDEEEEEGN
- a CDS encoding uncharacterized protein (Compare to YALI0E27896g, no similarity); the encoded protein is MSLALPTYSMGLKSALKSPKSPKPTSAKRVSFDASAHDNEPLPSPSAFDQLAYLTKAPVPYQEEPQGLKLSLEQLKPMKNKDIYAVHQFGHQTLPIPYNIEFYMQFLYSTGTFCYYLPYGELDPNTEDPEAIAAVVAGKFSHQQANCHVYILAVAPGLQQSGVGSAIMRVLQQTIFDEQLSRYTAHTHLNFVVDVIADGADVESPQGFYEKLGFRTQGAPRHGYYGGQWTSVKMVKSIDL
- a CDS encoding uncharacterized protein (Compare to YALI0E27940g, highly similar to uniprot|Q12522 Saccharomyces cerevisiae YPR016c TIF6 translation initiation factor 6 (eIF6), similar to Saccharomyces cerevisiae TIF6 (YPR016C); ancestral locus Anc_8.118), with translation MATRAQFENSDEIGVFSKLTNSYCLVAVGGSENFYSSFEAELQDTIPIVYSTIGGTRLVGRLTAGNRRGLLVPSTTSDVELQHLRNSLPDEVKIQRVEERLSALGNVICTNDYAALVHPDIERETEELIADVLGVEVFRQTVAGNVLVGSYCALSNQGGIVHPQTSIEDQDELSSLLQVPLIAGSVNRGSPVVGAGCVVNDWMAVAGYATTSFELTVMSSIFKLNNDQQGEQWEQTKWSQLYQQMG